In Mytilus edulis chromosome 7, xbMytEdul2.2, whole genome shotgun sequence, a single genomic region encodes these proteins:
- the LOC139529771 gene encoding ETS-related transcription factor Elf-3-like isoform X1 translates to MDWEASDIDFWTGNIFSKISCFHDNGNESPQLPASADSSIQELTQPDDLMIPLMWPNVYGDQGGETLVVEYEIEVPPEETEMIYANSPGSAGDISDFSSEPENDSSCGGSDGSSPMISYITLFIYTEPENDSSCGGSDGSSPMISYITLFIYTEPENDSSCGGSDGSSPMISYSKVEVKTEPGLDEQRQAAPYLPVQAILSPYEEEELEDSYDAVIRHKKRRKSDAEYIADGRKRPGRKKGQTSSVYHLWEFIRDLLHDPKQRIIKWENEQEGIFRVVKSSEVAKQWGNMKKNREKMTYEKLSRSLRYSRKEGYFEDVPKDEGYPKKLCFKFGPKSHGWKRL, encoded by the exons ATGGACTGGGAAGCAAGTGATATAGACTTTTGGACTGGaaatatttttagtaaaattAGTTGTTTTCATGACAACGGAAACGAAAGTCCTCAACTACCGGCAAGCGCAG ACTCGAGCATCCAAGAGCTGACGCAACCTGATGATTTAATGATACCTTTAATGTGGCCAAATGTTTATGGTGACCAAGGCGGCGAAACTCTAGTAGTGGAATACGAAATAGAGGTCCCTCCTGAAGAAACGGAAATGATTTATGCAAATTCACCTGGTTCTGCTGGCGATATTTCAGATTTCTCTTCTG AACCAGAGAATGACAGCAGTTGTGGAGGCAGTGATGGTAGTAGTCCAATGATCTCATATATAACTCTATTTATTTATACAGAACCAGAGAATGACAGCAGTTGTGGAGGCAGTGATGGTAGTAGTCCAATGATCTCATATATAACTCTATTTATTTATACAGAACCAGAGAATGACAGCAGTTGTGGAGGCAGTGATGGTAGCAGTCCAATGATCTCATATAGTAAAGTAGAAGTAAAAACAGAACCAGGCTTAGACGAGCAACGTCAAGCAGCACCTTATCTCCCCGTGCAGGCAATATTATCTCCGTACGAAGAGGAAGAGTTAGAAGATAGTTATGATGCAGTTATTCGCCATAAAAAAAGACGAAAAAGCGATGCAGAATATATTGCTGATGGTAGGAAAAGACCTGGTAGAAAGAAGGGACAAA CGTCCAGTGTGTATCACCTGTGGGAGTTCATTAGAGATCTGTTACATGATCCTAAACAGAGAATAATTAAATGGGAGAACGAACAAGAAGGCATTTTCAGGGTTGTAAAGTCAAGTGAAGTAGCTAAACAGTGGGGCAATATGAAGAAAAATAGAGAGAAAATGACATATGAAAAACTGAGCAGATCGTTACG gTATTCAAGAAAAGAAGGCTATTTTGAAGATGTGCCTAAAGATGAAGGTTACCCTAAAAAACTTTGTTTCAAATTTGGACCAAAATCTCATGGATGGAAAAGATTGTGA
- the LOC139529771 gene encoding ETS-related transcription factor Elf-3-like isoform X4 — translation MDWEASDIDFWTGNIFSKISCFHDNGNESPQLPASADSSIQELTQPDDLMIPLMWPNVYGDQGGETLVVEYEIEVPPEETEMIYANSPGSAGDISDFSSEPENDSSCGGSDGSSPMISYSKVEVKTEPGLDEQRQAAPYLPVQAILSPYEEEELEDSYDAVIRHKKRRKSDAEYIADGRKRPGRKKGQTSSVYHLWEFIRDLLHDPKQRIIKWENEQEGIFRVVKSSEVAKQWGNMKKNREKMTYEKLSRSLRYSRKEGYFEDVPKDEGYPKKLCFKFGPKSHGWKRL, via the exons ATGGACTGGGAAGCAAGTGATATAGACTTTTGGACTGGaaatatttttagtaaaattAGTTGTTTTCATGACAACGGAAACGAAAGTCCTCAACTACCGGCAAGCGCAG ACTCGAGCATCCAAGAGCTGACGCAACCTGATGATTTAATGATACCTTTAATGTGGCCAAATGTTTATGGTGACCAAGGCGGCGAAACTCTAGTAGTGGAATACGAAATAGAGGTCCCTCCTGAAGAAACGGAAATGATTTATGCAAATTCACCTGGTTCTGCTGGCGATATTTCAGATTTCTCTTCTG AACCAGAGAATGACAGCAGTTGTGGAGGCAGTGATGGTAGCAGTCCAATGATCTCATATAGTAAAGTAGAAGTAAAAACAGAACCAGGCTTAGACGAGCAACGTCAAGCAGCACCTTATCTCCCCGTGCAGGCAATATTATCTCCGTACGAAGAGGAAGAGTTAGAAGATAGTTATGATGCAGTTATTCGCCATAAAAAAAGACGAAAAAGCGATGCAGAATATATTGCTGATGGTAGGAAAAGACCTGGTAGAAAGAAGGGACAAA CGTCCAGTGTGTATCACCTGTGGGAGTTCATTAGAGATCTGTTACATGATCCTAAACAGAGAATAATTAAATGGGAGAACGAACAAGAAGGCATTTTCAGGGTTGTAAAGTCAAGTGAAGTAGCTAAACAGTGGGGCAATATGAAGAAAAATAGAGAGAAAATGACATATGAAAAACTGAGCAGATCGTTACG gTATTCAAGAAAAGAAGGCTATTTTGAAGATGTGCCTAAAGATGAAGGTTACCCTAAAAAACTTTGTTTCAAATTTGGACCAAAATCTCATGGATGGAAAAGATTGTGA
- the LOC139529771 gene encoding ETS-related transcription factor Elf-3-like isoform X2 codes for MFDRGHFRSDLFNGIMASTVFPSLADVFTEAILTEDIFQSLDQVSSRTMSETMEAVKGLNENDFLNQHVLSEEKAEVIIAGTVDSSIQELTQPDDLMIPLMWPNVYGDQGGETLVVEYEIEVPPEETEMIYANSPGSAGDISDFSSEPENDSSCGGSDGSSPMISYSKVEVKTEPGLDEQRQAAPYLPVQAILSPYEEEELEDSYDAVIRHKKRRKSDAEYIADGRKRPGRKKGQTSSVYHLWEFIRDLLHDPKQRIIKWENEQEGIFRVVKSSEVAKQWGNMKKNREKMTYEKLSRSLRYSRKEGYFEDVPKDEGYPKKLCFKFGPKSHGWKRL; via the exons CTGGCAGACGTGTTTACTGAGGCTATTTTAACTGAGGATATATTTCAGTCTTTAGACCAAGTGTCCAGTAGGACAATGTCCGAAACTATGGAAGCTGTGAAAGGGTTAAATGAAAATGACTTTCTAAATCAACATGTGCTTAGTGAAGAGAAAGCAGAAGTAATCATTGCAGGGACAGTCG ACTCGAGCATCCAAGAGCTGACGCAACCTGATGATTTAATGATACCTTTAATGTGGCCAAATGTTTATGGTGACCAAGGCGGCGAAACTCTAGTAGTGGAATACGAAATAGAGGTCCCTCCTGAAGAAACGGAAATGATTTATGCAAATTCACCTGGTTCTGCTGGCGATATTTCAGATTTCTCTTCTG AACCAGAGAATGACAGCAGTTGTGGAGGCAGTGATGGTAGCAGTCCAATGATCTCATATAGTAAAGTAGAAGTAAAAACAGAACCAGGCTTAGACGAGCAACGTCAAGCAGCACCTTATCTCCCCGTGCAGGCAATATTATCTCCGTACGAAGAGGAAGAGTTAGAAGATAGTTATGATGCAGTTATTCGCCATAAAAAAAGACGAAAAAGCGATGCAGAATATATTGCTGATGGTAGGAAAAGACCTGGTAGAAAGAAGGGACAAA CGTCCAGTGTGTATCACCTGTGGGAGTTCATTAGAGATCTGTTACATGATCCTAAACAGAGAATAATTAAATGGGAGAACGAACAAGAAGGCATTTTCAGGGTTGTAAAGTCAAGTGAAGTAGCTAAACAGTGGGGCAATATGAAGAAAAATAGAGAGAAAATGACATATGAAAAACTGAGCAGATCGTTACG gTATTCAAGAAAAGAAGGCTATTTTGAAGATGTGCCTAAAGATGAAGGTTACCCTAAAAAACTTTGTTTCAAATTTGGACCAAAATCTCATGGATGGAAAAGATTGTGA
- the LOC139529771 gene encoding ETS-related transcription factor Elf-3-like isoform X3: MFYRSDLFNGIMASTVFPSLADVFTEAILTEDIFQSLDQVSSRTMSETMEAVKGLNENDFLNQHVLSEEKAEVIIAGTVDSSIQELTQPDDLMIPLMWPNVYGDQGGETLVVEYEIEVPPEETEMIYANSPGSAGDISDFSSEPENDSSCGGSDGSSPMISYSKVEVKTEPGLDEQRQAAPYLPVQAILSPYEEEELEDSYDAVIRHKKRRKSDAEYIADGRKRPGRKKGQTSSVYHLWEFIRDLLHDPKQRIIKWENEQEGIFRVVKSSEVAKQWGNMKKNREKMTYEKLSRSLRYSRKEGYFEDVPKDEGYPKKLCFKFGPKSHGWKRL; encoded by the exons CTGGCAGACGTGTTTACTGAGGCTATTTTAACTGAGGATATATTTCAGTCTTTAGACCAAGTGTCCAGTAGGACAATGTCCGAAACTATGGAAGCTGTGAAAGGGTTAAATGAAAATGACTTTCTAAATCAACATGTGCTTAGTGAAGAGAAAGCAGAAGTAATCATTGCAGGGACAGTCG ACTCGAGCATCCAAGAGCTGACGCAACCTGATGATTTAATGATACCTTTAATGTGGCCAAATGTTTATGGTGACCAAGGCGGCGAAACTCTAGTAGTGGAATACGAAATAGAGGTCCCTCCTGAAGAAACGGAAATGATTTATGCAAATTCACCTGGTTCTGCTGGCGATATTTCAGATTTCTCTTCTG AACCAGAGAATGACAGCAGTTGTGGAGGCAGTGATGGTAGCAGTCCAATGATCTCATATAGTAAAGTAGAAGTAAAAACAGAACCAGGCTTAGACGAGCAACGTCAAGCAGCACCTTATCTCCCCGTGCAGGCAATATTATCTCCGTACGAAGAGGAAGAGTTAGAAGATAGTTATGATGCAGTTATTCGCCATAAAAAAAGACGAAAAAGCGATGCAGAATATATTGCTGATGGTAGGAAAAGACCTGGTAGAAAGAAGGGACAAA CGTCCAGTGTGTATCACCTGTGGGAGTTCATTAGAGATCTGTTACATGATCCTAAACAGAGAATAATTAAATGGGAGAACGAACAAGAAGGCATTTTCAGGGTTGTAAAGTCAAGTGAAGTAGCTAAACAGTGGGGCAATATGAAGAAAAATAGAGAGAAAATGACATATGAAAAACTGAGCAGATCGTTACG gTATTCAAGAAAAGAAGGCTATTTTGAAGATGTGCCTAAAGATGAAGGTTACCCTAAAAAACTTTGTTTCAAATTTGGACCAAAATCTCATGGATGGAAAAGATTGTGA